A DNA window from Allokutzneria albata contains the following coding sequences:
- the pheT gene encoding phenylalanine--tRNA ligase subunit beta codes for MRIPVSWLADHVALPEGTTPEQIAEAFVRVGLEVEEVRPLAEVTGPLVTGRVMEIEELTDFKKPIRYCTVDVGNLEEDGETVKPQMIICGARNFREGDTIVAALPGCVLPGGFAISERKTYGRMSQGMICSVAELGLGDDHSGILVLPSGTAQPGDDARELLGLDDTVIELAVTPDRGYCLSARGLARELACAFDADYRDPAMIDVGEADDAVYPVHVEDLEGCRRFVLRRVTGLDPTSPTPWWMRRRLMLAGIRPISLAVDVTNYVMLETGHPLHAFDTTTLRGALVVRRANAGEKLSTLDGASRELDPDDLIICDDSGPISLAGVMGGASTEITDSTTDVLLEAANWEPATIARVARRHKLPSEASRRFERLVDPALPPAALELAAQLLVRYGDAQIERGRTDVGRPLLPLPITIPLALPDRVAGVNYGRGVTARRLSQIGCRIEVGSSEDGTAVVVADPPTWRGDLNLPADLVEEVLRLEGYHTIPSVLPPAPAGRGLTAAQRRRRTVSRALAATGHVEVLPMPFVSPQTWDAFGLAEDDPRRRTVSLLNPLEAERPELAGTLLPGLFDAVQRNVSRGMRDLALYQVGQVVQPDEHQVPAPDLPVDRRPTDAELATLLAALPKQPLHVAAVFTGQRERAGWWGKGRAANWSDAVEAARTVARAAGVELTVAAGELAPWHPGRCAELRVGDTVVGHAGELHPKVVEALGLPARACAMELDLDALPLIDERPSPVVSPYPPVLLDVALVADAAVPVADVAAAIVAGGGDLLEDARLFDVYTGEQVGEGKRSLAFSLRFRAPDRTLTAEEAGRARDAALALVAERTGAALRV; via the coding sequence GTGCGTATCCCAGTGTCCTGGCTGGCCGATCACGTCGCCCTGCCCGAGGGGACCACGCCCGAGCAGATCGCCGAAGCCTTCGTCCGGGTCGGCCTGGAGGTCGAGGAGGTGCGCCCCCTCGCCGAGGTCACCGGTCCGCTGGTGACCGGCCGGGTGATGGAGATCGAGGAGCTGACCGACTTCAAGAAGCCGATCCGCTACTGCACGGTCGACGTCGGCAACCTGGAGGAGGACGGCGAGACCGTGAAACCGCAGATGATCATCTGCGGTGCGCGGAACTTCCGCGAGGGCGACACCATCGTGGCGGCGCTGCCCGGGTGCGTGCTGCCCGGCGGGTTCGCCATCTCCGAGCGCAAGACCTACGGCCGGATGAGCCAGGGCATGATCTGCTCGGTCGCCGAGCTGGGCCTGGGCGATGACCACTCCGGCATCCTGGTGCTGCCCTCGGGCACGGCCCAGCCCGGTGACGACGCCAGGGAGCTGCTCGGCCTCGACGACACCGTCATCGAGCTGGCCGTCACCCCCGACCGCGGCTACTGCCTGTCCGCCCGCGGTCTCGCCCGCGAGCTGGCGTGCGCCTTCGACGCCGACTACCGCGACCCCGCGATGATCGACGTCGGTGAGGCCGACGACGCGGTGTACCCGGTGCACGTGGAGGACCTGGAGGGCTGCCGCCGGTTCGTGCTGCGCCGGGTGACCGGACTGGACCCGACCTCGCCGACACCGTGGTGGATGCGGCGCAGGCTGATGCTGGCGGGTATCCGGCCGATCTCGCTCGCGGTGGACGTCACCAACTACGTGATGCTGGAGACCGGCCACCCGCTGCACGCCTTCGACACCACCACGCTGCGCGGTGCCCTGGTGGTGCGCAGGGCGAACGCGGGCGAGAAGCTGTCCACTCTGGACGGTGCTTCGCGCGAGCTGGACCCGGACGACCTGATCATCTGCGACGACTCCGGCCCGATCTCGCTCGCGGGCGTGATGGGCGGGGCCTCCACCGAGATCACCGACTCCACCACGGACGTGCTGCTGGAGGCGGCCAACTGGGAGCCCGCCACGATCGCCAGGGTCGCCCGGCGGCACAAGCTGCCCAGCGAGGCGAGCAGGCGGTTCGAGCGGCTGGTCGACCCGGCGCTGCCGCCCGCCGCGCTGGAGCTGGCCGCGCAGCTGCTGGTCCGCTACGGCGACGCGCAGATCGAGCGCGGCCGCACCGACGTGGGCCGTCCGCTGCTGCCGCTGCCGATCACGATCCCGCTGGCGCTGCCGGACCGGGTGGCCGGGGTGAACTACGGCAGGGGCGTGACCGCGCGGCGGCTGAGCCAGATCGGCTGCCGGATCGAGGTGGGCAGCTCCGAGGACGGCACCGCCGTCGTGGTCGCCGACCCGCCGACCTGGCGCGGTGACCTGAACCTGCCCGCCGACCTGGTGGAGGAGGTGCTGCGGCTGGAGGGCTACCACACCATCCCCTCCGTGTTGCCGCCCGCGCCCGCGGGCCGGGGACTGACCGCCGCGCAGCGCCGCCGCCGCACGGTCTCCCGCGCGCTCGCCGCGACCGGGCACGTCGAGGTGCTGCCGATGCCCTTCGTCAGCCCGCAGACCTGGGACGCCTTCGGCCTGGCCGAGGACGACCCGCGGCGCCGCACCGTCTCGCTGCTCAACCCGCTGGAGGCCGAGCGCCCCGAGCTGGCGGGCACACTGCTGCCGGGGCTGTTCGACGCCGTGCAGCGCAACGTCTCCCGCGGCATGCGCGATCTGGCGCTCTACCAGGTCGGCCAGGTCGTGCAGCCGGACGAGCACCAGGTGCCCGCGCCGGACCTGCCGGTGGACCGCAGGCCGACCGACGCCGAGCTGGCCACGCTGCTGGCCGCGCTGCCCAAGCAGCCGCTGCACGTGGCGGCGGTGTTCACCGGGCAGCGCGAGCGCGCGGGCTGGTGGGGCAAGGGCCGCGCGGCGAACTGGTCGGACGCGGTGGAGGCGGCACGCACCGTCGCCCGCGCGGCCGGGGTCGAGCTGACCGTGGCCGCCGGTGAGCTGGCCCCGTGGCACCCGGGCCGCTGCGCGGAACTGCGCGTCGGCGACACGGTCGTGGGACACGCTGGAGAACTTCACCCGAAGGTGGTGGAGGCGCTCGGGCTGCCAGCGCGCGCGTGCGCGATGGAGCTGGACCTCGACGCGCTGCCGCTGATCGACGAGCGGCCTTCGCCCGTCGTATCGCCGTACCCGCCGGTGCTGCTGGACGTCGCGCTCGTCGCCGACGCGGCCGTCCCGGTCGCCGACGTGGCCGCCGCGATCGTGGCGGGCGGCGGCGATTTGCTGGAGGACGCAAGGCTTTTCGACGTCTACACGGGGGAGCAGGTCGGCGAGGGCAAGCGATCTTTGGCTTTCTCGCTGCGTTTCCGCGCGCCGGACCGCACGCTCACCGCGGAGGAGGCGGGGCGGGCGCGCGACGCCGCGCTCGCGCTCGTCGCCGAGCGAACCGGGGCCGCACTGCGCGTATAG
- a CDS encoding C39 family peptidase: protein MTVTPASGSPEPEARPGNSSVDFHEWRSPWAWRAGQLEGVAVVPSGGVVIHRPQGTVDYTDPHTRTTKTYEYARWTSPTYRQKFAATELVASWNASTPAGTWLQVEMRGQTAAGAETKWYVMGRWASGDADIRRTSVPGQGDATGNVDVDTFQAKSGHLLSGYQLRVTLYRLPGSKASPHVRMVGAMTSAIPDRFTVPISPAGGAWGVELPVPRYSQSIHRGKYPEYGGGGEVWCSPTSSTMVLEYWGRRPSEQDMAWIEPGYVDPSVAHAARYNWDYDYKGAGNWPFNTAYASSYGLDGHITRLSSLRELERYILQGIPVITSQSFLASELDGAGYGTSGHIMVVVGFTKDGDVIANDPASPNNPAVRHVYKRAQFETIWQRTKRHLANGSVGGGPGGIAYIIRPPHYPLPR, encoded by the coding sequence ATGACGGTGACGCCCGCGAGCGGATCGCCCGAACCCGAGGCGCGGCCGGGCAACTCCTCCGTCGACTTCCACGAGTGGCGCTCACCGTGGGCGTGGCGCGCCGGGCAGCTCGAAGGCGTCGCCGTGGTGCCGAGCGGCGGCGTGGTGATACACCGTCCACAAGGGACAGTGGACTACACCGACCCGCACACGCGGACGACCAAGACCTACGAGTACGCGCGGTGGACCTCGCCGACGTACCGGCAGAAGTTCGCCGCGACGGAGCTGGTCGCGTCCTGGAACGCCAGCACCCCGGCCGGGACGTGGCTGCAGGTGGAGATGCGCGGGCAGACCGCGGCGGGCGCGGAGACGAAGTGGTACGTGATGGGCCGGTGGGCCTCCGGGGACGCCGACATCCGCCGCACCAGCGTGCCCGGCCAGGGCGATGCCACCGGCAACGTCGACGTGGACACCTTCCAGGCCAAGTCCGGCCACCTGCTCAGCGGCTACCAGCTGCGGGTGACCCTGTACCGGCTGCCCGGCAGCAAGGCCAGCCCGCACGTGCGCATGGTCGGCGCGATGACCTCCGCCATCCCGGACCGCTTCACCGTGCCGATCAGCCCGGCGGGCGGCGCGTGGGGCGTCGAACTGCCGGTCCCCCGGTACTCGCAGAGCATCCACCGCGGCAAGTACCCGGAGTACGGCGGCGGCGGTGAGGTCTGGTGCAGCCCGACCTCCTCCACCATGGTGCTGGAGTACTGGGGCCGTCGTCCGTCCGAACAGGACATGGCCTGGATCGAGCCCGGCTACGTCGACCCCTCGGTGGCGCACGCGGCGCGGTACAACTGGGACTACGACTACAAGGGTGCGGGCAACTGGCCGTTCAACACCGCCTACGCCTCCAGCTACGGGCTGGACGGGCACATCACCCGGCTGTCCTCGCTGCGCGAGCTGGAGCGCTACATCCTGCAGGGCATCCCGGTGATCACCTCGCAGTCGTTCCTGGCCAGCGAGCTGGACGGGGCGGGCTACGGCACCTCGGGCCACATCATGGTGGTGGTCGGCTTCACCAAGGACGGTGACGTGATCGCCAACGACCCGGCATCGCCGAACAACCCCGCCGTGCGGCACGTCTACAAGCGCGCCCAGTTCGAGACGATCTGGCAGCGCACCAAGCGCCACCTGGCCAACGGCTCGGTCGGCGGCGGCCCCGGCGGCATCGCCTACATCATCCGTCCCCCGCACTACCCCCTCCCCCGCTGA
- a CDS encoding DUF4240 domain-containing protein codes for MDENTMWQLVEEAAAGAAGVEEQAKRLTELLTARTPEEVVEFARLFDEQLARANRWDLWAAAYVALGGCSDDGFDYFRSWLISLGRKAFEVALADPDALAGLGYDDEDFGDGEWLLHAAGHAYEQLTGQALPPTQTRPADTSGEPFDEDDWDGLVEQFPRLAARFDLS; via the coding sequence ATGGACGAGAACACCATGTGGCAGCTGGTCGAGGAGGCGGCGGCGGGTGCCGCGGGCGTGGAGGAGCAGGCGAAGCGGCTGACGGAGCTGCTGACCGCGCGAACGCCGGAGGAGGTGGTGGAGTTCGCGCGGCTGTTCGACGAACAGTTGGCGCGGGCCAACCGGTGGGACCTGTGGGCGGCGGCCTACGTGGCGCTGGGCGGGTGCAGCGACGACGGGTTCGACTACTTCCGCTCGTGGCTGATCTCGTTGGGGCGCAAGGCGTTCGAAGTCGCGTTGGCCGATCCGGACGCGCTGGCCGGGCTGGGCTACGACGACGAGGACTTCGGCGACGGTGAATGGCTGCTGCACGCGGCCGGGCACGCCTACGAGCAGCTGACCGGGCAGGCGCTGCCGCCGACGCAGACCCGCCCCGCGGACACCTCCGGAGAGCCGTTCGACGAGGACGACTGGGACGGCCTCGTCGAACAGTTCCCCCGGCTCGCCGCCCGTTTTGACCTGAGTTGA
- a CDS encoding AfsR/SARP family transcriptional regulator, with product MSTTEMSFRVLGPLEVSAGGRALSLGGAKPRMLLGSLLLNPNRLVSTDLLVEVLWPHSPPRSAVANLRTYVSTLRAGLRGGADGHGDRNEDRIRALTSGYSLHVEPEELDLLRFDQLVEQAQRDRSTGRPERALELLRQAGSLWRGRPLEGLPASPGWQSALGRLAERRLAATEERLALQVATGEYTNAIAELQGLLEEHPFREELWRQLMLALHGSGRRAEALHAYTVVRRRLADELGVEPGPELRHVHRLVLSGERAEEPGAIEIEPQHVCQLPPDTPDFTGRTQQLGELLGTLAEPDRMPIAIVVGAPGMGKTTLATHAAHRLRSRFPDGQLYVDLGGTTRSPRDPATVLAELLRALGVPGAAVPEGAHERAARFRSLLADRRMLVVLDDAVNAAQVRPLLPATAGSAVLVTSRSRITELPGAHLVELGVFTPAEAMTLLGSIAGRERVSGDDDACDRLLEACGLLPLAIRIAGAKLAGRQGWPLRVLADRLDDESRRLNELRLGELGVRASVDLSYRGLPPRAARAMRLLGLLDGPSQPGWVVGALLGTEDYDDALDALVDANLLRLAGVDCSGQPRYAMADLLRVYAREMVRADPAAEREAALERVAGGWLTLAERACAHLPTSIFAPATGAAPRWSPEAAVLRLVTADPVGWLTAETQALVAAVEHGPRGAAQELAACLVPWFDLRSHFDEWRRTHEAALVGTREDRDRWGEAVLRRGLGQLALYQDRYPEAIEQFQRSRGLFDSVGDEHGAAIAVSGLAAVDRVLGRTEEALRNCTAALRMFVNAGDRHGEAYARNVLGVIHLAAGRHAAALGEFSSALRLSRALADRHREAHVLHELGMLHFTLGRTSAAVAETERALGIFEAIGDTQGEVYARQQLGGMHARLGDEPRAAALLRTALEGHRRIGDRRGEASTAQSLGELHQAAGRIDPARTHLALARQLWRELGAEEQAAELTTALATLG from the coding sequence ATGAGCACGACCGAGATGAGCTTCCGGGTACTCGGACCCCTGGAGGTCTCCGCGGGCGGCCGCGCGCTCTCGCTCGGCGGGGCCAAACCGCGGATGCTGCTGGGCAGCCTGCTGCTCAACCCCAACCGGCTGGTCTCGACGGACCTGCTGGTCGAGGTGCTGTGGCCGCACTCCCCGCCCCGCTCGGCCGTGGCGAACCTGCGCACCTACGTGAGCACGCTGCGCGCGGGGCTGCGCGGCGGCGCCGACGGCCACGGTGACCGCAACGAGGACCGGATCAGGGCGCTGACCTCCGGCTACAGCCTGCACGTCGAACCGGAGGAGCTGGACCTGCTGCGCTTCGACCAGCTGGTGGAGCAGGCGCAGCGGGACCGGTCGACCGGACGGCCGGAGCGCGCGCTGGAGCTGCTGCGGCAGGCGGGCTCGCTGTGGCGGGGACGGCCGCTGGAGGGCCTTCCGGCCAGCCCGGGCTGGCAGTCGGCACTGGGCAGGCTGGCCGAGCGCAGGCTGGCCGCGACCGAGGAGCGGCTGGCGCTGCAGGTCGCCACCGGCGAGTACACCAACGCGATCGCCGAGCTGCAGGGCCTGCTGGAGGAGCACCCGTTCCGCGAGGAGCTGTGGCGGCAGCTGATGCTGGCGCTGCACGGCAGCGGGCGGCGGGCCGAGGCGCTGCACGCCTACACCGTGGTGCGGCGGCGGCTGGCCGACGAGCTGGGCGTGGAACCGGGGCCGGAGCTGCGGCACGTGCACCGGCTGGTGCTCAGCGGCGAACGGGCCGAGGAGCCGGGCGCGATCGAGATCGAACCGCAGCACGTCTGCCAGCTGCCCCCGGACACCCCGGACTTCACCGGGCGCACGCAGCAGCTCGGGGAGCTGCTGGGGACGCTGGCCGAGCCGGACCGGATGCCGATCGCGATCGTGGTGGGCGCGCCCGGGATGGGCAAGACGACCCTGGCGACGCACGCGGCGCACCGGCTGCGCTCGCGGTTCCCCGACGGCCAGCTCTACGTCGACCTCGGCGGGACCACGCGCAGCCCGCGCGATCCGGCGACCGTGCTCGCCGAGCTGCTGCGGGCGCTGGGCGTGCCGGGTGCCGCGGTGCCGGAGGGCGCGCACGAGAGGGCCGCGCGGTTCCGCTCGCTGCTGGCCGACCGCCGGATGCTGGTGGTGCTCGACGACGCGGTGAACGCGGCCCAGGTGCGGCCGCTGCTGCCGGCGACCGCGGGCAGCGCCGTGCTGGTGACCAGCCGCTCGCGGATCACCGAGCTGCCCGGGGCGCACCTGGTCGAGCTGGGCGTGTTCACCCCGGCGGAGGCGATGACGCTGCTCGGCTCGATCGCCGGGCGGGAGCGGGTCTCCGGCGACGACGACGCGTGCGACCGGCTGCTGGAGGCCTGCGGGCTGCTGCCGCTGGCGATCCGGATCGCCGGGGCGAAGCTGGCCGGGCGGCAGGGCTGGCCGCTGCGGGTGCTGGCCGACCGGCTGGACGACGAGTCGCGGCGGCTGAACGAGCTGCGGCTGGGCGAACTCGGCGTGCGTGCCAGCGTCGACCTCAGCTACCGCGGCCTTCCCCCTCGGGCGGCGCGGGCGATGCGGTTGCTCGGCCTGCTGGACGGGCCGTCGCAGCCGGGCTGGGTGGTCGGCGCGCTGCTGGGCACCGAGGACTACGACGACGCGCTCGACGCGCTGGTGGACGCGAACCTGTTGCGGCTGGCCGGAGTGGACTGCTCGGGTCAGCCCCGCTACGCGATGGCCGACCTGCTGCGGGTCTACGCGCGCGAGATGGTGCGCGCCGATCCGGCCGCGGAGCGGGAGGCGGCGCTGGAGCGCGTCGCGGGCGGCTGGCTGACGCTCGCGGAGCGGGCCTGCGCGCACCTGCCGACCAGCATCTTCGCCCCGGCGACCGGCGCGGCGCCGAGGTGGAGCCCGGAGGCGGCGGTGCTGCGGTTGGTGACCGCGGACCCGGTCGGCTGGCTGACCGCGGAGACGCAGGCGCTGGTCGCCGCGGTCGAGCACGGGCCGCGCGGGGCCGCGCAGGAGCTGGCCGCGTGCCTGGTGCCGTGGTTCGACCTGCGCAGCCACTTCGACGAGTGGCGGCGCACGCACGAAGCCGCGCTGGTCGGCACGCGGGAGGACCGGGACCGCTGGGGTGAGGCGGTGCTGCGGCGCGGCCTCGGCCAGCTCGCGCTCTACCAGGACCGCTACCCCGAGGCGATCGAGCAGTTCCAGCGCTCGCGCGGGCTGTTCGACTCGGTCGGCGACGAGCACGGCGCTGCGATCGCGGTGTCCGGGCTGGCCGCGGTGGACCGCGTGCTCGGGCGCACGGAGGAGGCGCTGCGCAACTGCACCGCCGCGCTGCGGATGTTCGTCAACGCCGGGGACCGGCACGGCGAGGCGTACGCGCGCAACGTGCTTGGCGTGATCCACCTGGCGGCGGGCAGGCACGCGGCGGCGCTGGGCGAGTTCTCCTCGGCCCTGCGGCTGTCCAGGGCGCTGGCCGACCGGCACCGGGAGGCGCACGTGCTGCACGAGCTGGGCATGCTGCACTTCACCCTCGGTCGTACCTCCGCGGCGGTGGCCGAGACCGAGCGGGCGCTGGGCATCTTCGAGGCGATCGGCGACACCCAGGGCGAGGTCTACGCGCGGCAGCAGCTCGGCGGGATGCACGCGCGGCTGGGCGACGAACCGAGGGCGGCGGCGCTGCTGCGGACCGCGTTGGAGGGGCACCGGCGCATCGGCGACCGGCGGGGCGAGGCGAGCACCGCGCAGTCGCTCGGCGAGCTGCACCAGGCCGCGGGCCGGATCGACCCGGCGCGCACGCACCTCGCACTGGCCCGGCAGCTGTGGCGGGAGCTGGGCGCGGAGGAGCAGGCCGCCGAGCTGACGACCGCGCTGGCGACCCTGGGCTGA
- a CDS encoding glycoside hydrolase family 10 protein — translation MGWRRTLTALLGALAIGGVLVIPASAAEAEAVAPCPAPKKALRGLWLASVGNINWPSAPGLPAERVRTEYRDLLDGARRIRANAVFVQVRPTADALYPSEFEPWSHWLTGEQGKDPGWDPLAFAVHEAHARNLEFHAWFNPYRVSKQGDITELAPNHPARQHPDWVLHYGDGLYYNPGVPEVRAFVEQVILDVVRRYDIDGVHFDDYFYPYPVAGHLLDDDRAYREHGAAFPDLADWRRDNVDRLVSGLAGKIKAAKPWVTFGVSPFAVWRNGKTDASGSDTAAGIETYDDLYADTRKWVHRRWIDYVAPQVYWHIGFPAADYAKLVDWWSREVRGTGVALYLGQAAYRIGSPISPQWTDPEEMPRQLKLSSAAPEVAGHIYFQIHSVLANPLGFRDRLSNDIYRAPSLVPPRTAVPDWGRPWAPSPAVARVDGVPQLLVKSTGLPSAYYAVYRAERRGCATMLDTVRADANGGAVFVDRTARPGVTYTYLVTAVDRGHHEGPAGRTRPITA, via the coding sequence ATGGGCTGGCGCCGCACGCTGACGGCACTGCTGGGCGCACTCGCGATCGGCGGGGTGCTGGTCATCCCCGCCTCCGCGGCGGAAGCCGAAGCGGTGGCACCCTGCCCGGCGCCGAAGAAGGCGCTGCGCGGGCTGTGGCTGGCCAGCGTCGGCAACATCAACTGGCCGAGCGCGCCCGGGCTGCCCGCCGAGCGCGTGCGCACCGAGTACCGCGACCTGCTCGACGGCGCGCGGCGCATCCGGGCCAACGCCGTCTTCGTCCAGGTCCGGCCGACCGCGGACGCGCTCTACCCGTCGGAGTTCGAGCCGTGGTCGCACTGGCTGACCGGGGAGCAGGGCAAGGACCCGGGCTGGGACCCGCTGGCCTTCGCCGTCCACGAGGCGCACGCCCGCAACCTGGAGTTCCACGCGTGGTTCAACCCCTACCGGGTCAGCAAGCAGGGCGACATCACCGAGCTGGCGCCGAACCACCCCGCGCGGCAGCACCCGGACTGGGTCCTGCACTACGGGGACGGGCTCTACTACAACCCGGGTGTGCCGGAGGTGCGGGCGTTCGTCGAGCAGGTGATCCTCGACGTGGTGCGCCGCTACGACATCGACGGCGTGCACTTCGACGACTACTTCTACCCGTATCCCGTTGCCGGGCACCTGCTCGACGACGACCGGGCCTACCGGGAGCACGGGGCGGCCTTCCCGGACCTGGCCGACTGGCGGCGGGACAACGTGGACCGCCTGGTCTCCGGGCTCGCCGGGAAGATCAAGGCTGCCAAGCCGTGGGTGACCTTCGGCGTCAGCCCGTTCGCGGTGTGGCGCAACGGGAAGACCGACGCCTCCGGCTCGGACACCGCCGCCGGGATCGAGACCTACGACGACCTCTACGCCGACACCAGGAAGTGGGTCCACCGGCGCTGGATCGACTACGTGGCACCGCAGGTGTACTGGCACATCGGGTTCCCGGCCGCCGACTACGCGAAGCTGGTGGACTGGTGGAGCCGCGAGGTCCGCGGCACCGGTGTCGCGCTGTACCTCGGCCAGGCGGCGTACCGGATCGGCAGCCCCATAAGTCCACAGTGGACGGATCCGGAGGAGATGCCGCGCCAGCTCAAGCTTTCCTCGGCCGCTCCCGAGGTCGCCGGGCACATCTACTTCCAGATCCACAGCGTGCTGGCCAACCCGCTGGGCTTCCGGGACCGGCTCAGCAACGACATCTACCGCGCACCTTCGCTCGTGCCCCCGCGCACCGCGGTGCCGGACTGGGGACGGCCGTGGGCGCCCTCCCCCGCCGTGGCGCGCGTCGACGGCGTGCCCCAGCTGCTCGTCAAGTCCACCGGGCTGCCGTCGGCCTACTACGCCGTGTACCGGGCGGAACGGCGGGGCTGCGCGACGATGCTCGACACCGTGCGCGCGGATGCCAACGGTGGCGCGGTGTTCGTCGACCGAACGGCGCGCCCAGGTGTCACCTATACGTACCTGGTGACGGCCGTCGACCGCGGTCACCATGAAGGACCAGCCGGAAGAACCCGGCCCATCACCGCCTGA
- a CDS encoding DUF3558 family protein, which translates to MRTRSAVAAALCLALLSGCTSTVVGSPSAQGTGGAGGGGTPGGPPGPPKPPRPVIQLGDQYPIKDWKEAGAPFDPCATLKWEDFPAAMRGTGAPKAQQVEPTSAYTLQCTFDNSGMISFNPDGENAPQGKTLFMVDVLWGPELGPQSVKNGTPVTIAGKAGSQRESTFGAAKEPYCTVVMPVSKGGAGIEVRNGRFSDKGGACDVARGLMEKLLSRVQ; encoded by the coding sequence GTGAGGACACGATCAGCCGTCGCGGCGGCGCTGTGCCTGGCGCTGTTGTCCGGGTGCACGAGCACGGTGGTCGGTTCCCCCAGCGCCCAGGGCACGGGGGGCGCTGGAGGCGGGGGCACTCCCGGCGGACCTCCGGGTCCGCCGAAGCCACCGCGCCCGGTGATCCAGCTCGGCGACCAGTACCCGATCAAGGACTGGAAGGAGGCGGGGGCGCCGTTCGACCCCTGCGCCACGCTGAAGTGGGAGGACTTCCCCGCCGCGATGCGGGGCACCGGCGCGCCCAAGGCCCAGCAGGTGGAGCCCACGTCCGCGTACACGCTCCAGTGCACCTTCGACAACAGCGGGATGATCTCGTTCAACCCTGACGGCGAGAACGCGCCGCAGGGCAAGACGCTCTTCATGGTCGACGTGCTCTGGGGGCCGGAGCTGGGGCCCCAGTCAGTGAAGAACGGCACCCCGGTGACCATCGCCGGCAAGGCCGGCTCTCAGCGCGAGTCCACCTTCGGCGCTGCCAAGGAGCCGTACTGCACCGTGGTGATGCCGGTGTCCAAGGGCGGAGCGGGCATCGAAGTGCGCAACGGGCGCTTCTCCGACAAGGGCGGCGCTTGCGACGTCGCCAGGGGACTGATGGAGAAGCTGCTGTCCCGCGTGCAGTGA
- a CDS encoding DUF3558 domain-containing protein: MVGVLALALLVTGCSGGPAATPPSDKSPAQGGAPAASAPKVDFGSVQVDPETLKGLAESAIYRTWDPCALHDPTSAAKIFGDPATSLEPSDFTACLMLVDLDRTGSRRWRVYTRIASTFNEGAGGEVLEAAGRKFVQAKKSASSTPGCEYTMQTSQTKALSLEVNWSGASSEAPPKDPCALAKEYTTAVAPFFANPPLRSEKATDPELPLASKDPCASAKEIAEKFKSLAAGGEQPRLSPGLLSPNTCRLSFSSRVVPGQKVRPEISIDHRWGIDPAEGISGGGTVRKTQIEGKPALVNDQTARYVGACIAQVQYDPMKVPKVDMVQLIQVSAPDCQTAEEALKIATKAALS, translated from the coding sequence GTGGTGGGTGTGCTCGCGCTGGCGCTGCTGGTGACTGGGTGCAGCGGTGGGCCCGCCGCGACTCCACCGTCGGACAAGTCCCCCGCGCAGGGCGGTGCCCCGGCGGCCTCGGCGCCGAAGGTGGACTTCGGTTCGGTCCAGGTGGACCCCGAGACCCTCAAGGGCCTGGCCGAGTCGGCCATCTACCGCACGTGGGACCCGTGCGCGCTGCACGATCCGACCTCGGCGGCGAAGATCTTCGGCGATCCGGCGACGTCGCTCGAGCCCTCGGACTTCACCGCCTGCCTGATGCTGGTGGACCTGGACCGCACGGGGAGCAGGCGCTGGCGCGTCTACACCCGCATCGCCTCCACCTTCAACGAGGGCGCGGGCGGCGAGGTGCTCGAGGCGGCCGGACGGAAGTTCGTCCAGGCCAAGAAGAGCGCTTCCAGCACGCCGGGTTGCGAGTACACCATGCAGACCAGCCAGACGAAGGCGCTCTCGCTCGAGGTCAACTGGAGCGGCGCATCGAGCGAAGCCCCGCCGAAGGACCCCTGCGCGCTGGCCAAGGAGTACACGACCGCGGTCGCCCCGTTCTTCGCCAACCCGCCGCTGCGTTCGGAGAAGGCGACCGATCCGGAGCTGCCGTTGGCCAGCAAGGACCCGTGCGCCTCGGCCAAGGAGATCGCCGAGAAGTTCAAGTCCCTCGCCGCGGGCGGTGAGCAGCCGAGGCTGTCACCGGGGCTGCTCAGCCCCAACACCTGCAGGCTGTCGTTCAGCTCTCGGGTCGTCCCCGGCCAGAAGGTCAGGCCGGAGATCTCGATCGACCACCGGTGGGGCATCGACCCCGCCGAAGGGATCTCCGGTGGCGGGACGGTGCGCAAGACCCAGATCGAGGGCAAGCCCGCGCTGGTCAACGACCAGACGGCCCGCTACGTCGGCGCCTGCATCGCGCAGGTGCAGTACGACCCGATGAAGGTCCCCAAGGTCGACATGGTGCAGCTGATCCAGGTCAGCGCCCCCGACTGCCAGACGGCCGAGGAAGCCCTGAAGATCGCGACGAAGGCGGCGCTGTCATGA